The following are from one region of the Arthrobacter sp. KBS0703 genome:
- the glyA gene encoding serine hydroxymethyltransferase produces MVEQLNERLSAVDPEVEQAVARELVRQQSTLEMIASENFAPAAVMEAQGSVLTNKYAEGYPGKRYYGGCEHVDVIEQLAIDRVKALFGAEFANVQPHSGAQANAAAMFSLLNPGDTIMGLDLAHGGHLTHGMRINFSGKLYNVVPYHVRESDFRVDMAEVEALALQHRPRLIVAGWSAYSRQLDFAEFRRIADLVGAYLMVDMAHFAGLVAAGLHPNPVPYADVVTTTTHKTLGGPRGGVILAKEEYARKINSAVFPGQQGGPLEHVIAAKAVAFKLAGTPEFKERQERVLEGAKLLAERLLQEDVAAAGISVVNGGTDVHLVLVDLRNSELDGQQAEDALHRIGITVNRNAVPFDPRPPMVSSGLRIGTPALATRGFGPVEFTEVADIIATALIAAAGTGTIGDATAVELGARVTALAEQFPLYPHLNDGTEIAAFEADMIGAAQ; encoded by the coding sequence GTGGTTGAGCAGTTGAATGAGCGACTTTCCGCAGTCGATCCTGAGGTCGAGCAGGCCGTTGCCCGCGAGCTGGTCCGCCAGCAGTCCACGCTCGAGATGATCGCGTCGGAGAACTTTGCTCCCGCGGCCGTCATGGAGGCACAGGGCTCGGTCCTGACCAACAAGTACGCCGAGGGCTACCCCGGGAAGCGCTACTACGGCGGCTGCGAGCACGTGGACGTCATCGAGCAGCTCGCCATCGACCGGGTCAAGGCCCTGTTCGGCGCCGAGTTCGCCAACGTCCAGCCGCACTCCGGCGCCCAGGCCAACGCCGCCGCCATGTTCTCACTCCTCAACCCGGGCGACACCATCATGGGACTGGATCTGGCACACGGTGGCCACCTGACCCACGGCATGCGCATCAACTTCTCCGGCAAGCTCTACAACGTGGTCCCGTACCACGTGCGCGAATCCGACTTCCGCGTGGACATGGCCGAGGTCGAAGCCTTGGCCCTGCAGCACCGCCCGCGCCTGATCGTGGCCGGCTGGTCCGCGTACTCCCGTCAGCTTGACTTCGCCGAGTTCCGCCGCATTGCCGACCTCGTGGGCGCCTACCTGATGGTGGACATGGCGCACTTCGCCGGGCTGGTGGCGGCAGGGCTGCACCCCAACCCGGTGCCGTACGCCGACGTCGTCACCACCACCACGCACAAGACCCTCGGCGGTCCGCGCGGCGGAGTCATCCTCGCCAAGGAGGAATACGCCCGCAAGATCAACAGCGCCGTGTTCCCCGGCCAGCAGGGCGGCCCGCTGGAGCACGTCATCGCCGCCAAGGCCGTCGCCTTCAAGCTGGCCGGCACGCCGGAATTCAAGGAACGCCAGGAGCGCGTCCTCGAGGGAGCCAAGCTCCTGGCCGAGCGGCTCCTGCAGGAGGACGTGGCAGCGGCCGGCATCTCCGTGGTGAACGGCGGCACCGACGTCCACCTGGTCCTCGTGGACCTGCGGAACTCGGAACTGGACGGCCAGCAGGCCGAGGACGCCCTGCACCGGATCGGCATCACCGTCAACCGCAACGCCGTCCCGTTCGACCCGCGCCCGCCCATGGTCTCCTCGGGACTCCGCATCGGGACACCGGCCCTGGCCACCCGCGGCTTCGGGCCCGTGGAGTTCACCGAAGTCGCGGACATCATCGCGACGGCGCTCATCGCCGCCGCCGGTACCGGAACCATCGGCGACGCGACCGCCGTCGAACTCGGCGCCCGGGTCACGGCGCTCGCCGAACAATTCCCCCTCTACCCGCACCTGAACGACGGCACCGAGATTGCCGCCTTCGAGGCAGACATGATTGGAGCAGCCCAGTGA
- a CDS encoding GntR family transcriptional regulator — protein sequence MNALPALPPAEDETLSQAEAVYRQLRDKLIMLEIRPGEPINDGQLAAELGFGRTPVREAIKRLEVDHLVVSYPRRGTFATNVDFTELADVSEIRELLEPLAARRAATRASAPMRRELLSVAKTISELDPSPAESRELMKYDLTVHRLIYKAAGNPHLEDTLIRYDNLATRIWCLVLDKVPSVSGHITEHVELLKAVAEGDADKAGELALHHVTSFEETIRKVL from the coding sequence GTGAATGCACTTCCCGCATTGCCGCCCGCCGAGGACGAAACACTGTCCCAGGCGGAGGCGGTGTACAGGCAGTTGCGTGACAAGCTGATCATGCTGGAAATCCGGCCCGGCGAACCCATCAACGACGGGCAGCTGGCCGCCGAGCTCGGCTTCGGCCGGACACCCGTGCGCGAGGCGATCAAACGGCTGGAAGTGGACCACCTGGTGGTGTCCTATCCGCGGCGGGGCACCTTTGCCACGAATGTGGACTTCACCGAACTGGCCGACGTCTCGGAAATCCGGGAACTGCTGGAACCGTTGGCTGCGCGCCGTGCGGCCACGCGGGCCAGCGCCCCCATGCGCCGCGAATTACTGAGCGTCGCCAAAACAATTTCGGAACTGGATCCCAGCCCCGCGGAATCCCGCGAGCTCATGAAATACGACCTCACGGTGCACCGCCTGATCTACAAGGCCGCCGGGAACCCGCACCTCGAAGACACCCTGATCCGCTACGACAACCTGGCAACGCGCATCTGGTGCCTCGTCCTGGACAAGGTCCCGTCAGTGAGCGGCCACATCACCGAGCACGTGGAGCTGCTCAAGGCGGTGGCCGAGGGCGACGCCGACAAAGCCGGCGAACTCGCGTTGCACCACGTCACGAGCTTCGAAGAGACCATCCGCAAGGTCCTCTAG
- the hxlA gene encoding 3-hexulose-6-phosphate synthase produces the protein MKLQVAMDVLTVEAALDLAGKVAEYVDIIELGTPLVKNAGLAAVTAVKTAHPDKIVFADMKTMDAGELEAEIAFNAGADLVSVLGSADDSTIAGAVKAARAHNKGVVVDLIGVRDKVARAKEARALGAKFIEFHAGLDEQAKPGYNLNVLLSAGEEARVPFSVAGGVNISTIEAVQRAGADVAVVGGSIYSADDPAVAAKELRAAII, from the coding sequence ATGAAACTGCAAGTCGCCATGGATGTCCTCACCGTCGAAGCCGCCCTCGATCTCGCCGGGAAGGTGGCCGAATACGTTGACATCATCGAACTCGGGACGCCGCTGGTGAAGAACGCAGGGTTGGCCGCCGTGACCGCCGTCAAGACCGCGCACCCGGACAAGATCGTGTTCGCCGACATGAAGACCATGGACGCCGGCGAGCTCGAGGCCGAGATCGCCTTCAACGCCGGGGCGGACCTCGTGTCCGTCCTGGGCAGCGCCGACGACTCCACCATTGCCGGCGCAGTAAAGGCCGCCAGGGCCCACAACAAGGGCGTCGTGGTGGACCTGATCGGAGTCCGGGACAAGGTGGCCCGCGCCAAGGAAGCACGCGCCCTCGGCGCCAAGTTCATCGAATTCCACGCGGGCTTGGACGAGCAGGCCAAGCCCGGCTACAACCTCAACGTGCTCCTCAGCGCCGGCGAGGAAGCCCGGGTTCCCTTCTCGGTGGCCGGCGGAGTGAACATCTCCACCATTGAAGCGGTGCAGCGCGCCGGCGCGGACGTCGCCGTCGTCGGCGGCTCCATCTACAGCGCAGACGACCCCGCCGTTGCTGCGAAGGAGCTGCGCGCGGCAATCATCTAA
- a CDS encoding sarcosine oxidase subunit beta family protein, whose protein sequence is MSTQQLPEHPEFLWHNPDPKPSYDAVIVGGGGHGLATAYFLAKNHGMTNIAVLEKGWLAGGNMARNTTIIRSNYLWDESAAIYEHALKLWEILPEELEYDFLFSQRGVMNLAHTLGDVRESIRRVGANKLNGVDAEWLDPDQVKELCPILNISDNIRYPVMGATYQPRAGIAKHDHVAWAFARKCDELGVDIIQNCEVTGFVKDGNRVVGVKTNRGTINTEKVGLCAAGHSSVLAEMAGFRLPIQSHPLQALVSELHEPVHPTVVMSNHVHVYVSQAHKGELVMGAGVDSYNGYGQRGSFHVIEHQMAAAVELFPIFARAHVLRTWGGIVDTTLDASPIVGLTPVDNMFVNCGWGTGGFKGTPAAGLTFAHTIATGTPHKLNKPFALERFETGALIDEHGAAAVAH, encoded by the coding sequence GTGAGCACCCAGCAGCTTCCGGAGCACCCGGAATTCCTCTGGCACAACCCGGACCCGAAGCCTTCCTATGACGCAGTCATCGTTGGTGGCGGCGGCCACGGCCTGGCCACCGCCTACTTCCTGGCCAAGAACCACGGCATGACCAACATCGCCGTCCTGGAAAAGGGCTGGCTGGCCGGCGGCAACATGGCCCGGAACACCACCATCATCCGTTCCAACTACCTCTGGGACGAGAGCGCGGCCATCTACGAGCACGCCCTGAAGCTCTGGGAAATCCTGCCGGAGGAGCTCGAATACGACTTCCTGTTCAGCCAGCGCGGCGTCATGAACCTGGCCCACACGCTGGGCGATGTGCGCGAGAGCATCCGGCGCGTGGGAGCGAACAAGCTCAACGGTGTGGACGCGGAGTGGCTGGACCCGGACCAGGTCAAGGAACTCTGCCCCATCCTGAACATCAGCGACAACATCCGCTACCCCGTCATGGGCGCCACGTACCAGCCGCGCGCCGGCATCGCCAAGCACGACCACGTGGCCTGGGCATTCGCCCGCAAGTGCGACGAACTCGGCGTGGACATCATCCAGAACTGCGAAGTCACCGGCTTCGTCAAGGACGGCAACCGCGTGGTGGGCGTCAAGACCAACCGCGGCACCATCAACACCGAAAAGGTGGGCCTGTGCGCCGCCGGGCACAGCTCGGTCCTGGCCGAAATGGCCGGCTTCCGGCTCCCCATCCAGTCGCACCCGCTCCAGGCGCTGGTCTCCGAACTGCACGAGCCGGTCCACCCCACGGTGGTCATGTCCAACCACGTGCACGTCTACGTTTCCCAGGCCCACAAGGGCGAACTGGTCATGGGCGCCGGCGTCGACTCCTACAACGGCTACGGCCAGCGCGGGTCCTTCCACGTGATCGAGCACCAGATGGCAGCGGCCGTCGAGCTGTTCCCCATCTTCGCCCGGGCGCATGTGCTGCGGACCTGGGGCGGGATCGTGGACACCACGCTGGACGCCTCACCCATCGTGGGCCTGACCCCGGTGGACAACATGTTCGTGAACTGCGGCTGGGGCACCGGCGGGTTCAAGGGCACCCCGGCTGCCGGGCTCACGTTCGCACACACCATCGCCACGGGCACCCCGCACAAGCTGAACAAGCCGTTTGCGCTGGAACGCTTCGAAACCGGAGCCCTGATCGACGAACACGGCGCCGCCGCCGTTGCCCACTAG